The following proteins come from a genomic window of Nostoc sp. TCL26-01:
- a CDS encoding serine/threonine-protein kinase produces the protein MQPPILIGTVLQNRYRIVQILGQGGFGRTYLAEDQRRFNELCAIKELIPSATGTFAWEKAQELFHREAAILYQIEHPQIPKFRERFEQDQRLFLVEDYVAGKTYRDLLSERQGIGQTFTESEVLQLIRSLLPVLEHIHGRGIIHRDISPENLILRDSDSVPVLIDFGVVKEIATRLQSPDITTPITTVGKLGYAPSEQMQTGRAYPSSDLYALAVTAIVLLTSKEAAELFDENQLSWNWLRWVRVNPLFAQIVNRMLNYTPGDRFQSATEVMQALQLIDQPSVSLPNLPNPEVSRIQTVAVGRRPDAVAPPPPPNKPDPIITPSRHSSVLDNPLALGAIGSAVVILAGVGSWALVSSIRSQSSQSNQTLPPQTFPSPVVTGGTTFSSTTPEPSIVNKRLNFDAANTATVADTLQANQVIQYSFSGEAGDKLTAFVDQSGGVLLTVLTPNQQPIDSSAQQVTNYVGTLPNTGRYTIQLTLTAGVAASDYNLNVAIEKAIKATPTFTPTPTLTPTFTPTPTPTPTPTPTPTPTPTPTPTPTPTPTPTPTPTFNPENSPPPVNETPNLFPELQNSP, from the coding sequence ATGCAACCACCAATTTTAATTGGCACAGTCCTGCAAAACCGTTACCGTATAGTGCAAATTCTCGGACAAGGAGGATTTGGTAGAACCTATCTAGCTGAAGATCAAAGACGTTTTAATGAACTATGCGCGATTAAAGAATTGATTCCCTCGGCAACAGGAACTTTTGCTTGGGAAAAGGCACAAGAATTGTTTCACAGAGAAGCGGCTATCTTGTACCAAATAGAACATCCCCAAATTCCCAAATTCCGTGAAAGATTCGAGCAAGACCAGCGCTTATTTTTAGTGGAAGACTATGTTGCAGGTAAGACTTATCGGGATCTGCTAAGTGAACGTCAAGGAATTGGTCAAACTTTCACTGAGTCAGAAGTCTTACAGTTAATCCGTTCTTTGTTACCTGTGCTGGAACATATTCACGGACGAGGAATTATTCACCGGGATATTTCACCAGAGAATTTGATTTTACGGGATAGTGATTCTGTACCAGTGTTGATTGACTTTGGGGTGGTGAAGGAAATAGCGACTCGTTTGCAATCTCCAGATATCACCACACCAATAACAACTGTAGGAAAATTAGGCTATGCTCCTAGTGAACAAATGCAAACTGGGCGAGCTTACCCTAGTAGTGATTTGTATGCTTTAGCGGTTACTGCCATAGTTTTATTAACTAGCAAGGAAGCAGCAGAATTATTTGATGAAAACCAACTCAGTTGGAATTGGCTGCGGTGGGTGAGGGTAAATCCTTTATTTGCACAGATTGTCAATCGGATGTTGAACTATACACCAGGCGATCGCTTTCAAAGTGCAACTGAGGTCATGCAAGCTTTACAATTAATAGACCAGCCCAGTGTTAGTTTACCTAATTTACCTAATCCTGAAGTTTCCCGCATTCAAACAGTTGCTGTTGGTCGTCGTCCTGATGCGGTAGCACCACCACCGCCACCCAATAAACCAGACCCCATAATTACACCCAGTCGGCATAGTTCAGTTTTAGATAATCCCTTGGCTTTAGGAGCAATTGGTAGTGCGGTAGTTATTTTAGCTGGTGTTGGTTCTTGGGCTTTGGTCAGTTCTATCCGTTCTCAGTCCTCACAGTCGAATCAAACACTACCACCGCAAACTTTTCCTTCACCAGTGGTGACTGGTGGAACGACATTTTCCTCAACCACCCCAGAACCATCTATCGTCAACAAACGACTCAATTTTGACGCGGCTAATACTGCTACTGTTGCAGATACCCTCCAAGCAAATCAAGTTATTCAATATAGTTTTTCCGGGGAAGCCGGAGATAAGTTAACTGCCTTTGTTGACCAAAGTGGAGGTGTTTTACTCACAGTTCTCACTCCTAATCAACAGCCAATTGACAGCAGCGCTCAACAAGTAACAAATTATGTCGGGACATTGCCAAATACAGGTAGATATACTATTCAGTTAACCCTCACTGCTGGAGTGGCTGCCAGCGACTATAACCTGAATGTGGCAATAGAAAAAGCAATTAAAGCAACGCCAACATTTACCCCGACACCGACACTCACACCGACATTTACCCCGACACCGACACCCACACCAACGCCCACACCCACACCCACGCCCACACCAACGCCCACACCCACACCAACGCCTACACCTACACCCACACCCACACCTACCTTCAATCCAGAAAATAGTCCTCCGCCTGTAAATGAAACTCCAAATTTATTTCCTGAACTACAAAATTCACCCTAA
- a CDS encoding ribose-phosphate pyrophosphokinase — MNAHRGSAVLSSATLKVQPAATGPTENHRLRLFSGSANIQLSQEVARYLGMDLGPMIRKRFADGELYVQIQESIRGCDVYLIQPSCQPVNDHLMELLIMIDACRRASARQVTAVIPYYGYARADRKTAGRESITAKLVANLITQAGANRVLAMDLHAAQIQGYFDIPFDHVYGSPVILDYLVSKQLHDIVVVSPDVGGVARARAFAKKLNDAPLAIIDKRRQAHNVAEVLNVIGDVKGKTAVLVDDMIDTGGTIAAGAKLLRDEGARQVYACATHAVFSPPAVERLSSGLFEEVIVTNTIPIPESDRFPQLVVLSVANLLGETIWRIHEDTSVSSMFR; from the coding sequence ATGAATGCACATCGAGGATCTGCTGTACTCAGTTCTGCAACTTTAAAAGTGCAGCCAGCAGCCACAGGCCCGACCGAAAATCATCGCCTGCGGCTATTTTCTGGCTCTGCCAATATACAACTTTCTCAAGAAGTCGCTCGTTACCTGGGTATGGACTTAGGCCCCATGATTCGCAAAAGATTTGCGGATGGGGAACTATATGTTCAAATTCAGGAATCAATTCGGGGTTGTGATGTTTATCTGATTCAACCATCCTGTCAACCTGTAAACGATCATTTAATGGAATTACTGATTATGATTGATGCCTGTCGGCGGGCCTCTGCGCGACAGGTAACAGCAGTAATTCCTTACTATGGATATGCTCGTGCTGATCGTAAAACAGCAGGTAGAGAGTCTATTACAGCTAAGTTGGTGGCTAACCTGATTACCCAAGCAGGTGCTAACCGTGTGTTAGCAATGGATTTACACGCTGCACAAATACAGGGTTATTTTGATATTCCCTTTGATCATGTTTACGGTTCGCCTGTTATTTTAGATTATTTAGTCAGCAAACAACTGCATGACATTGTCGTTGTTTCTCCTGATGTTGGTGGTGTAGCGAGAGCAAGAGCATTTGCCAAAAAGCTCAATGATGCACCACTAGCTATTATTGATAAACGTCGTCAAGCACACAACGTTGCTGAAGTTTTAAATGTTATTGGTGATGTCAAAGGCAAAACCGCAGTTTTGGTTGATGACATGATTGATACTGGTGGGACAATCGCTGCTGGTGCTAAGTTATTGCGTGACGAAGGGGCGCGTCAAGTGTATGCTTGTGCTACCCATGCAGTATTTTCTCCTCCAGCAGTTGAAAGATTGTCTAGTGGCTTGTTTGAAGAAGTAATTGTCACCAATACAATTCCCATACCAGAAAGCGATCGCTTCCCCCAATTAGTAGTATTATCAGTTGCTAATTTATTAGGGGAGACTATCTGGCGGATTCACGAAGATACCTCAGTTAGTAGTATGTTCCGCTAG